The Arachis ipaensis cultivar K30076 chromosome B10, Araip1.1, whole genome shotgun sequence DNA window GCTCAAAAGCCTCCCTAGTCATCCCATTCTCAACATACCCCACAATCATCACAGTCCAAGCAACCTCATTCCTCTCCGGCATTTCATCGAACACCTTCCGCCCATTCTCCAAACCCTCCCCTTTCACCACACCTTCCAAGACCACAGTCCAAGACACCACACTCTTCAACCCCATATCCTCGAAAACTCTTCTAACCCCATCCACAAGCCCACACTTCACATAAACATCCATCAAAGCATTGCAGACTCTAACACACCCAGAAACCCCAAGCTTCACCACAAGTGCATGAAGCTGCGAGCCCGTTTTGACGCAGCCGAGATGGGAGCACTTGGTGAGGACGCAGAGTACGGAGACGGGGTCAAGGGGGAGGGCGAGGGAGCGCATTTCGGAGAAAAGGCGAAGGGCATGGTTGGGGTTAGTGGCAGAGATGAGGGCAGTGTAGTCGACGGAGTCTTTGTGGGAGTTGGGGATTTGATGGAAGAGGTGGATGGCatgggagagggagagggaggagAGAGAGTAGAGGTGGAAGAGGGCGTTGAGGAGGAAGTGGGGGTCGGAGGAGGTGGGTGGCAGGAGGCCAGAGATGAGGGCGGCGGCGTGGAGCTGGGTGGCGGTGCGGGGGGAGGAGGTGCGGGCGCAGCGGCGGAGGAGGGCGCGGAGGTGGAGGGCGGGGGTATGGTGGGCGTGTGGGAGTGTCCATGTCATACCATTTACCACTTCAATCAATTTTAGAAGGGTGTACGTATTAATATTAAAAAGGTTATACCAAATTCAACCATGATTAAAAATACCTTTTTCTACCCATGGCTGTTTTGATACTAATATGTGATGAATGGTTGATGAGGCGGAAATGTGTTTTTATTTATCAGATTAGTTTCGTTGGCTACTAATCCGAGAACCTTTCATTGAGTCCTGTTGCTGTAAATTACTTTCGTCTTGTCTGATGTACAAATGTTGAGAATAACTGAAAACAGATTTAATCCTCCCTTCTGAACACTCATTTATTGAATTTGTGCCACCAATCCTgatattaaaagaaagaaaaagtataggtagaaaatgaaaaaattaaacaatgtgaataatagatatatcggatgttcaatttACTAAGTGTGTGaatagttattctaatattaagatttaggtgagtaATTGGAGTGTAGTGTGTTTTACTTGAATTGAGCCGATTTTAGGATctgttgttcatgttgttcaaaaaagtTATTGGTTACCTAGCataacccaaaaaaaaattatgtttgcATCATGTTTTGTCTACACCTCCTTTTTATTGTATAAAAACAAACTTTTTATCTTCTCAGTTCTTATCtattacttttaattaaaaaaatgaaaggcGTGCAAGAGTAGTATGAACAAAAATGGTGCATATAACATTCCTTTGATATTAACTTCTAATGTGAATACATTAGGCATCAGTTGATCAGAGATCAAGATTAATGATGTCAACTGAGAGGCTGAACAAGATCAGTGAAAGAGTTGAGGACAGTAGAAGAACAATGCTGGAAACAAAAGAGCTTGATGTTTCAATTCTTCAAGATTTGCACTAGCAACGACAATTCCTGTTACATGTGCACAGTAAGATAACATTTTTTATAATGTTTAATATGCATCTGTGATTCTATTGATAAGCACGTTTGTCTTGAAAATATCGTGTTTTATGATGTTTATTATGATGGGACTtggaattttgaaaacttattcaCCCCAATTTCCGAGGATATTAAATCTTTTTTGGAGGCTATTCCTCTTCCTAAAAGGAGTGTGAATAAATCAAGTTAGATTTGGAAAGCTGCTTCGAAGGGTTATACTACCAAAAGCAGGTACACTTGGCTTGCGCATATGAAATTTCAATGGAGAGGTGACAGAAATTGAAAGTGGCTATGGAAGCTTTTCATTCCGAAAAATGTCAAATTCTTCTTTTGGTTTGCATTGCATGATACCATTCCCACTAATGTCTTTCGTCATAAAAGGAGCCTAGTAGTGAGTGACCTTTATAATAAATGTGGTAATGAGTCTGAATCTGTGTTACATTGTCTTCGGGATTGTTCCACTGCTCGTGATATATGGAATTCTTTAGGTCTTTCTATTGTTGAACATGCTAATGCTTCTAACTTCCGATCCTGGATTACTAGCGTTATTAATGGTAAAGAGgaagtagtggctgctggaattTGGTGGATTTAACGGAATAGATGTAATAATCTCTTCAACCGGAATGAACCTTGGCCTAGGAGGAAAATCTCTTGCCTTGCTATTGGTGAATGAGTTGAAAAGGGTGAAGAAGGATAGAAACTTTTGGGATTATGCAGTCCAAAATTTTTTGTGGCAGCCACCCCCGAAATGTTCTTAAGGTCAACTTAAGGTCAACTGTGATGCTAGTGTTCTCCCGGACTCTCTTGTAGCGGGCTTTGGGTGCGTTATCCGTGATCATTATGGCACCTGGGTGCTAAGTAGCTCGAGGCGTTTGCCCTTTGATTCAGTTTTCAGGAATGAGTTGTTGACAATTTGGAATGGTCTTATGATTGCCTGTAAAGTTGGTTATAATTCACTAATTCTCTTATTTGTGAAACTTGGTTATAATTCACTAATTCTCTTATTTGTGAAACTGATTCTATGAAAGTGTATCTTTACTAAACAATATTATTATGGAAGTGTATTTTTACTAAACAATATTATCAACTATTTCATTCGGTATAGATTCAGCCAAGTGATGGCCTCAGGCAGATTTTGTTAAAGGATTATGCTGTGTAGTTTTTCGGGGTTGTGTTcctatttattttgatttttgttagACACCAAAAAATATGGATGCTGAATTCTTAtaaaacttattttttttttccagatGATGGTAATGTGGTTGGCAAGGAACCCAAAGAATTAACAAGTAGCAATGATAATGTTGGAAGGCGAATTTATGTGGCTCTGGAGAATGTTGATTGTTGAGTAAGATCCTAAGTGGGTATGTTTAATATATGGCCAAAAAATATACAACTAAGTTTATTGCCTCATCATATATACATGCATAATGTCATTGTAGATGTCTTGTGTAGGCAATTTCGTAGGAACAGTATTGTGTGGATATGTTAGTGCCTATTCTCGTTCAAATTTGAACAGCATAACCACAGACAGTTGTAGTTTCTTGAATAAATTCATCCAAATATCATGTGGAAGGGGGAGTAAAATCAAATCATCAAATTCCTTACATTACAAAGCTGGCATAACACACATGCCATACATTGAAAAAAGCACTGCACAACACACCATCTTTGTCCAAGCACTCTCAATTGACATAATCGAAACCGAAAGAGgggcaagaacaaggaaaatAATGCTAGTCTTGTATCTTGTGACCCAATCCAATAAGAAGTCATAATTGGCTATTTTGCAAGTTTGAAGTATAGAATCAAGGCTATAGCAACAACTAGGACGAACACAATGAAGCTGATAATCCATTTGTTCCTGTCCATCCTTCTTGACATGTTGGTCAAAATTTTCTTACTCTTGCCTATGTTATCATCCACACCATGAAGCTGCAACAAAGAATATTATAATATAGATCAAGACTACATAAATGATGGTCCCATAGTCACCAGCATATAGAAATTACTGGCATAGAACACGATATTTTCAAGACAAACTTAAATATCAAAAGAATCACAGACGCATATTAAACATTATAGAAAAGGTTACCGTATTGTGTGCATGCAACAGGGATTGTCGTTGCGAGTGCAAATCTTGAAGAATTGAAACACCAAGCTCTTCTGTTTCCAGCATTGTTCTTCTACTGTCCTTAACTCTTTCACTGGTCTTGTTCAGCCTCTCAGTTGACATCATTAATCTTGATCTCTGATCAGCTGATGCCTAATGCATTCACATTAGAAGTTAATATCAAAGGAATGTTAGATGCACCATTTTTGTTCATACCACTCTTGTACGCCTTTCATTTTTTGTATTAAAAGTAATTGATAAGAAGTGAGAGAAGATAAAAAGTTTGCTTTTATACGATAAAAAGAAGGGGTACAAAGGAGGTGTACACAAAACACGATGCAAACATAATTTCTTTTAATATCAGGTTTGGTGGCACAAATTCAATAAACAAGTGTTCAGAAGGGAGGATTAAATCTGCTTTCAGTTATTCTCAACATTTGTACATCAGACAAGAAGAAAGTAATTTACAGCAATAGGACTCAATGAAAGGTTCTAGGATTAGTAGCCATCGAAACTAATCTGATAAATAAAAACACATTTCCACCTCATCTACCATTCATCACATATTAGTAAGTATCAAAGCAGCCATGGGTAGAAAAAGGTATTTTAATCATATTATGATCTACTTAGATAAACATTATGCTTACTATTTTGGTTTTAGTCCACTTCACTAGGAATTAGGAAATAACCATCAACAGAATTAAAACATACATTTTACAATTTATTCACCATGAAAGGTTGCTTCTCTTTCTCTAAGGCTTTAAATCCTTTCCTTAAGTACAAAAAATGATATAGAAAATCATACTGTGCCTGTTTTAAATGAATATGTTTCCTGCAAACCTTATGTTTGAAGATTCAACAGCATGTAATCACAATCAATTATCATTGAACATCAATAAGGGCTGTAAAATAAAGGAATTATACCGTCATAGCATCTGCCATGCCTGATTCCAACAACTCATCCCGTGCAGAGGGGTTCAAGTTACCAGATACAATTTTTTTAACTTCGCTTTTAAGATTGTTGAGATCAGATTTATACTCCCGCAACTTAGCAAGAAGAACAGCCTTGATATTTGGCTGCAAACTTCTTGCCTCAAGGTCCATCTTTCGGATCTACAAATTCACTAGCAAAACCATATCAGAATCCCATATTTCCTTAAAAAAATGTATTATAAAGAGTTGTAGAAAGTACCAAAGCTTCTGCTTCATCAATTCCAGTCTTTACTTCCGAAACTTTTTGCTTCTTTTGCTCTGcagattaaacaaaaaattaataaaaattattgatTGAATATACATAACTCAACACTTCAGAAAGGGACAAGACATTCCTTAATCATGACCATACTAGGAGCTGGGAGGCCTCGGAAATTGCTTTCACAATACCATTACAAAATATCTTGAAAGCAATAAACAGAACGAGTCTGTCATTTCTGTAATGATAAGTGAAAACTGAAAGCTTATAAACTAAGGGGGGAAAATCACCTTTCCGTAGGCAATCTATTTCTAGGAACAACAAATTTTGCATCAATATTGCTTTGGAACTTTGGTCGAAACTCGAAAGGAGATATACAACAATAACTTAAAGAGACCTATGTCCTAGAGAATATTATGTACCATTATCCGAATTTACACATTCTAAACGGTCNNNNNNNNNNNNNNNNNNNNNNNNNNNNNNNNNNNNNNNNNNNNNNNNNNNNNNNNNNNNNNNNNNNNNNNNNNNNNNNNNNNNNNNNNNNNNNNNNNNNNNNNNCTATAGTCTTGTAGATACTGATGAAGACACTAAACTCTTCAATCAATAACATTCAAAACAATCACACTGACTAAAAACCACAAAGTATCAACCCAAAGAAGATGATTCAATAAAAACAACAATAAGCGTAAGATCAATAAAAAATCAGCAAATACCTCCATTAAGAGAAGCAGCCGCAGTGCACTTCTTCGATAGATTCGCCGATAACTCACAGTACTGGCGCTCGTATCCCTCGAATACGTTGCTCATCGTCGATAACCTTATACGCCCTCTGCTCGATTCACGAtcaacaataacaaaaaaaatgaacCAATTAAAAGAACGAAAGCATCAATTAATAATTTAGCTCAACGAAATTCAAACTATTAGGATCCAAAATCAGGCATAGAAACCCTAATTCAATCAACacaataaatgaataaataaataacaaaagaaGAGGAACGGAAACTGATCGAAAAATTCAAGGTAGAGGAGTGAATCGAACCTGCTATGGCCGGAGGAGTGGAAACGACGGCAGAGAATTGGGCGGAGAGAGGTGGATGCGTTTTGTTTGGGAGAAGGAATAAAACGACAATGGAAGGAATATTAGTGGAGGATGAATGGTAAGTGGGATTGTTGCGGTCAGAATTCTGACGTTACTGAGTCTTGCGTTTTCTCTTTTATGTGATTGGAGGATTGGCCGATTGGAGAGTATGACTAGGAGGCCCTCATGACTTTTTCATAGGAAACACTTTTACATAGAGGAAAAATATTGAGTTTAATTAGCATATCTTTACATAAAAGAGATTATGTTATCTATCACATTAAGTCGTTAatgcaataaaaattaaaagcatTTGTTACTTAGACAATAGGATGAGTTTGATTATTGTGCATGTTTGAGAGAGATATAAATATAGTGATACATATCCTTCATTTGGTTTAGGAAGATACAAATATTTGATGCACAAGAATGAATATAAGGTGAGGGTTTAAAGCCGGACATCATTATTACCAATAAGATCCGAACGCTGTAATGATGGTACTTGCACTTGCTTAATCAACCACTTTTGATGCCAATTGTGACCATGCTTCTCACCAACTCTTCGCATATTATTacatattaattatttttgtctaACTAATACTAATTCGTCCCTCTTTGGCTCATATACAATTATACATGGAATGTTTGGCAATAAAAGGTTACTGAAATTTGAACATGTGAGATGTGTATAATACTGATATTAAGGCATAATCTTAATTTTAACATAACGAACTAACGTCTTGGCATCAACAATATTTTCAAgcgcaaataataatttattttgctCTTACTCCTCTCCAGATCAAAGGGGTATTTGTATTTAATTCAAGACATAAGGTAATGCTAATTGTTATCCTTAATCCCTAAtcctaattattaatttctttgTTGACAGTTGTCATTACCATATTAACAAGAGTTAACAATGTCTGAAATTTGACTCCTTGTCTGTGGCACATGCATGCTGTACGCCAAACCTCTATGTTATACGTAAAAAAAGAGTTAAGCtaagtgtacactaaaatcagtcatcaaATCAGCTATttatatgttagaatataaatatatgttaaaaataaattaaatcacatatatatttatgcacaaatatattagtggctgattttagtggttAATTTTAGTGTACGAATATCATTTTTGATAAAATTTGTGTATCACTTTTAAGTTAAGACACTGTTCTTATATGGATATCTGAAGGGAGAGCTCAATTTCTGGGAATCGACACCGAGTTGTTATCTCCGGTGCCGACCTTTGAGCCTTGTGGAAGTCCGAGCTTTACTCCGAGGAGATGTCCAATTGCGTAGAGCGTGAGCAAGAAAtaaggggggagtgtacctgcaaagacactccgaaaCTTAAATCAGTATCGAGAATTCAATGTGTCTTTTGGATAGAAGATCATATCTTTTATAAGTGAAAGCGTACAAGTCGGTTATGCTTTTGCTTTATTGTCTGGATTAAAGAGTAATAATGTTAGGTCGGACGTTTCACTTTTATAAAGCAGTCCATTAAGTCGAATTGTAACGCTTTATGCCGAATTATGGTTAATAATGCCGAGTTATGGTATTTGATGCCGAGTTATGACATCGGCTCAGTAACGGTCGTATCATAGCCCTCAAGCTTAGCTTGGGAATTGTGCTTAATGAAGCAGGTTAAGCTTTTTATTGAACAAGTCGGTTGTTAAGTTGGTCCCTAACTCGGCATTTGACGTGGCCTTGGAACCCCCAATTCAAGGTGCTTTGTTAAAcagttaataaaataatataaataagagagagagagagagaggtgtgtAGTTATTAATGATGTGCGTCTTTCCAATGCACATCATTTCTTTTGGGGCAGTTGAAGTGACTGTTTGGTGGTATTGGGAAGcagttttggggttttgaatttAACCTTGGAATTGAAAGGGTTTGGCATTTTGACATAAGATTATCTGAACTTTATCAGAGGAATTTTGAAGCAAAGTATGAGCAAGAGAGGTATTACCTTGTTTTATTTCCGTCATCTGTGACCTTTGTCTTCCATTCTCTGTTTTCttgtttgttgttcttccctttttgttttttgtttgataATGGGCtttgagaaagagaagaaggataaGATTGACTGGTCTTATGATTGGGTGAATGAGGATGTGAGGAGGTATCCATCGCTGTTTTTGGATGAAGGTGCTGTGAAGGAGATAGACGTCAGTAAACTTGTGAGGGGTAAGTGTAGGGTGCATCTGGAGTTGCTTCCTTGTGAAGTTGAAGAACGTGTGTTCCACAGGGGGAAGGTTTTGAGTTCTTTTATAAGTACAGTAGTGTGTTAGAAGAATTGGGAGTGAAGCTTCCATTTAGCGAGTTTGAGTGTCACGTGCTGAAACAATTGAACTGTGCACCCTCACAGCTCCATCCGAATGGTTGGGCATTTCTTCGTGGGTTTGAAATTCTGATGGAGTATTTGGAGGAACCGTCAACAGTGGAGTTGTTTTTCTCACTGTTCCAGGCGAAAGGTGTTTGGAAGGGGGTTGGGTGAATTTGAACAGTTCACCTGGGTTTGCTGTGTTTAAACTTTATAAGTCATTGTTTAAGAACTTTAAGGAGATGTATCTGAAGATTAGGAGTGTGGAGGGTGACTTTCCTTTTTATGTGGACGAGTTGCTGGGGGAGAAATTCTCTTTGTGGTAGTGTTCGGAACCTTAGAGTATTCTGGGACTTGAATCGATATGTCCTCGGGACCAGTGTATTATTGAATATTTGGTGGAAGTAATTGATCAGAAAAATTTATTGTCGGTGTTTGAGTTACTGCAGTGGGAGGAGAATAGGCAAGTAGTGGTAGACTATTTAGGTGAGCTTGATTTGTAAAGATGTATTGTAGATAAAACTGGTTTTAATTCTgtaactttttgtttttctatttttgaaGGTGGGAAGTATCCCGGGGTTTCTGCTGCCACCCTGAGATCTCGGGTGAAGAGCAAAAATTTGGAGAAGAAAGTTTCGACGTCAAAGGTAGAAAAAGTTGTAGGTGCTGGTGAGGTTGATCAGCCGAGACCTAGAAGAAGAAAGGTTATTTTAAAAAGGAAAAGAGCTTATGTAGTGGATATATCTGAGGGTTCTGAGGAAGAGGATGTGTCAGTGGAAGAAATTCAGAAATTTGtagagaatcaaaagaagttacATGAGCTTGCCGAGCAATCCGAAGGTTCGTCGGTATGGGCCAAAGATTTTCCATATATGGCTGTTGTTGACAAGGTTTGCCAATCGTCGTTAGATGTTAGTTTAGCCGACGAGGTTGGTGATACTGCCATTGATCAGTATATGCAGGTAAGGTGATTATGGGTTTGTTTGTTTTGGTGTAGGTTATTGGTCTACCCTTGGCGAGCCTTGGTCGAAGTCAGGAGAAGAGGCATCGCAAACTGTCGGATCAGAAGTCATATGTAGCGTTGAAGGAAGAGCTTAGCATAAAAAACGCGAGGGTTGCTGAGTTGGAGATGAAGTTTTCAGAGACAGAAAAAGATTTGAAGTTAATGAAGGAAAACTAtgcaaaagaggttgaagatttGAAGAAGAAGGAGGCCGAGCTTTCTTCTATGACTTCTCAGGTTGTTGCTGTAACAGCGAAATTGAAGGACGTTGAGAAAAGTAAGGTAACAGAAAATTTGGACTCTTTTGTTGAGGGTTTTGAAAGGGCTTCTATTCAAGCAAAGTTTCTTGCTCCTGGAGTGGATTTCTCTCAGATGGATCCAGGAAAAATAGTGCAGGACGGGGTTATAGTGGATGATGATGGTGCTGCTGAGTAAGGAGATGAAAATGTTGAAgatgtttaagtttggtgttgttgtGTTTTTTGGACATGTATTTTGTTTATGATACTTTTTTGCTCCTGAAGTGAGCTTGTGTTTATGTctttttctattgctttttgaaGGAGAACAACTTGTGATGCTGTTGTGCATGTTATGATTAGTATAGAATATAATTATTTGTTTTCTGATAAGTGAGTGTTATCTAGTTTGTGACTGAGGCGTGGAGCCAATTTGGTTGATATGGTTAAAACATACCATAGTGTTAGGTAAATGGTAAAGTTCCATTATTTTGATGGATATTTGTTTGATGTTAAGGGAGGGCCGAGTAGGCCGAGTTTAGTGAGATACCGAATAATAGAAATAGGGTTTATTTGATAGATAGTGTTAAGTGTAATTGGATTGGTTTTGATGAATTTTGAATGGTCGTTTTCCGAATATTGATTGGTAATGTGTTTGTATGATTAATTCTGAGTAGTTTGGAATCGCGGTGAGGTCGGATATTTGTTTGACTGATAGATTCTGAATGATCGGTTTCGGATTAAGATTGGCCAGTTGTTTGATTGATAGATTGGATTTTAATTAAGATCGGTTATTTATTTGATTGTTAGATTCCGAATGATCGGTTTCGGATTATAGATCGTTGGTTTGTTTGACTGATAGTATCCGAATGGTCGGCTTCAGATTATAGATCGGTGGTTTGTTTGACTGATAGTATCCGAATGGTCGGCTTTGGATTATAGATCGGCAGTATAAATAGTTTGCAAATAAATGAGAGAGGAATAGTATTTGATGAAAtaagaaatttatttatttgagaacCTTTGTTTTCAAAGGCccaggtaggctagcctcgttaaaacctcttcAAGCAAAACCCATTGTGGGAAAAATCTtagtagtaggaaaaagagtggTCGCCTGTCCCTGGTTTTTAACTGTAATATAACTTTAAAGATGATACATTCCAAGTGTTAGGCAGATCTTTACCATCTAATTGGTAAGCTCCATTACCGATGACTTTTGTGATTCGGTAAGGGCCTTCCCAATTAGCTGCTAGTTTGCCATAGTTTGATGGTCTTCTAGCTTGTTCTGTTTTCCTGAGCATAAGATCGTTTACTTGGAAAGACCTTGGGTGAAGTCTTTGGTTGTATCTTCGAGCTATGTGTTGTTGCATGGCCAAATGTTTGACTGCTGTAGATGATCTGACTTCTTCCACGAGGTCGAGTTCGGATTGTCGAGCTATATCTTTTGAAGTATGGTTGGCCATTTCAGTACGCAGTGAGGATTGGGAGATCTCCACGGGTATCATTGCGTCTGAACCGTAGACTAGCCGGAAGGGTGTTTCCCTTGTGGTTGAGTGAATGGTGGTGTTGTTTCCCCATATGATCTCTGGGATAAGCTCTGCCCAGAGGCCTTTTGCATCATCCAGTTTCTTTCTTAGGGCATGTAGTATTACTTTATTTGTAGCTTCTGCTAATCTGTTTGTTTGTGGGTGTTCTATTGATGAAAAGTGTTGCTTGTTTTTCAAGTCCTGCAAAAATGATGTGAACTTCTGATCGGCAAACTGGCAACCATTATCTGTGATAATGCGCCGAGGTATGTCGAATTGACAAATAATATATTTCCATTCAAAAGAAAGCATTTGTTGTGATGTAATCTTGGCTAGAGACtgtgcttctatccattttgaaaaataatcaaTTCTTACAACCAAGAATTTAACCTACCCTGCTACTGTTGGAAAAGGGCCGAGGATATCTATGCCCCATTGGTTGAATGGCCAGCTTACCTCGGAACAGTGTAGGAGTTTGGCCAGGAGATGTATGATTGGACTGTGTTTCTAGCAGTTGTTACAACTTCTGACTTTAGTTTTACAATCTTGTCGTAGTGTCGGCCAGTATAATCCAGCTCTGAGGATCTTTGAAAATAGGCTTCGGGCTCCGAGGTGTGTACCACAGATTCTTTCATGTGCCTCGGCAAGTGCAAGCTCGGCTTCTGCTCTGCAAAGACACTTTAGTAAAGGACGAGAAAATCCTCGTCTATATAGGAAATTGTTATAAATTGTAAAGAATGAGGCTTGTCTGTGAAAATGTCGAACGTTTTCGACATCGCCTGGCAAGATCCCTGTCTGAAGATACTTTATGTATGGAGTTCTCCAATCTGCTTCCTGTGTTAAACTTAAAATTTCTATGAGTTCAATGCTTGGTTTAAGTAATGTTGACTGATAAAGGGATGACCCGTTTGGTTGAGTACTGCCGAGTTTAGACAGAATGTCAGCTCGGCCATTACTCTCCCGGGGTATGTGCTGCATTTCgtatttataaaattttgaaaGTAAATTTTGAACGATGTCAAGGTATTTAGAAAGCAAAGGGTCCTTTACTTGGTATAATTTGTTTACTTGCTGGACGATAAGTAAAGAGTCGCAGTATACCTTAAGTTCGGTGATGTTTAGGTCAGCAGCGAGTCTTGGCAATTAGGGCTTTGTATTCACTTTGATTGTTACTTGCTTTGAAAGAAAAATGGAGGGAATGTTCGATGACATTGTCGTGGCTATCATCAAGGATGATACCTGCTCATCGACGTATAAGGACCATTCGATGTAATCTTCGATTTTGTCTGGTACTGAGAACTCGgtgatgaagtcggccaagaATTGGGACTTGATAGATGTTCGGCCTTCGTACTTGATATCAAATTCCAAAAGTTCCATCGACCATTTTACTAGCCGGCCAGCCAGCTATGGTTTCTGAAGGACTTGCCGTAAAGGATGATCTGTCCGAACATGGATTACATGACTCTGAAAATATGGCCGGAGTCTTCTGGCCGAGAAGACAAGGGCTAGGCCAGCTTCTCAATGCTCAGATATCGAAGCTCAACATTCTGTACGGCATTCTGTAATGTTTTGCTGGTAAAATAGATCGGGAATTGCTGCTTTTCCCTTTCTGCAACGAGAGCAGAGCTTATAGCCCAGTTAGTGACagataaatataagaataatggTTCCCCTGGAAGGGGGGTTTGTAAAATTGGTGGTTTTGAAAGCGTTTCTTTGataattgtgaatgcttgttcGCAATCATCAGTCCATTGGaaagcttttttcttttttaaagtttGGAAAAAACATAAAGACTTAGAAGCCAGGCATGGTAAGAATCTAAAGAGTGCAGCAAGTCTCCCTGTTAAGCGCTTGACTTCTTTGATGGTTTGTGGGCTTGTCATGTCTAAAACAGCTCGGCATTTTTCTGGATTCGCCTCAATACCTCGGCTGGTGAGCATGAAGCCGAGAAATTTGCCACTCTGGACGCCAAATGCGCACTCCTCAGGATTTAACCGCATGTTGTATTTTCTGATTTGACCGAAGATTTCTGCGAGGTCATCAAGGTGGTTGTTGCCGATCTTTGTCTTGGTGACCATATCGTCGACGTAGACCTCAATGTTCAGGCCGATCTGCTTGGCGAAGACTTTGTCCATTAGGCGTTGatatgttgcacctgcattcttaaggCCAAATGACATGACTTTATAACAATAGTTTCCATATTCAGTAATAAAGGCTATCTTATTTTGATCAGACGGATGTATTTGGATCTGGTTGtagccagaatatgcatccataaagctaAGTTTTTTATAACCAGATGTATTATCAACTAGGCAATCAATAGATGGCAAAGGATATGAATctttggggcatgctttgttgagatcggtgaaatcaacacacatgcgccatttaccgttaTGTTTTTTTACCATGACGACATTCGCCAGCCATGTTGTGAATCTGATTTCCTGGATGAAGCCGGCGTTGATGAGCTTCTTGGTTTCTTCCAGGGAG harbors:
- the LOC107623543 gene encoding vesicle transport v-SNARE 13: MSNVFEGYERQYCELSANLSKKCTAAASLNGEQKKQKVSEVKTGIDEAEALIRKMDLEARSLQPNIKAVLLAKLREYKSDLNNLKSEVKKIVSGNLNPSARDELLESGMADAMTASADQRSRLMMSTERLNKTSERVKDSRRTMLETEELGVSILQDLHSQRQSLLHAHNTLHGVDDNIGKSKKILTNMSRRMDRNKWIISFIVFVLVVAIALILYFKLAK